A region from the Candidatus Magasanikbacteria bacterium genome encodes:
- the gyrA gene encoding DNA gyrase subunit A → MPKKQEELSVKPQNIKPIELVKEMETSYLQYAMSVIVSRALPDVRDGLKPVHRRILYAMWGIGLKHNARFRKSAHVVGEVMAKYHPHGDSAIYDSMVRMAQDFSMRYQLVNGQGNFGSLDGDSAAAMRYTEAKLQAIAEELLFDIEKDTVDFKATYDGSHREPRVLPAKLPNLLLTGSMGIAVGMATNIPPHNLTELCDGITHLIENSNATIEDLNKIIKGPDFPTGGIIYDKKDIAVAYATGKGGVVMRAKIDTEEKKPGYHQIIVREIPYQVNKSRLIEKIANLVQEKKMTDIKDLRDESNKDGIRIVIELKRDAFPKKVLNKLYKLTDLQTKFHFNMLALVDGIQPRILNLKTILEEHIKHRQVVVVRRAEFELAKARARAHILEGLKKALDKIDEVIKIIKKSKNKEEAKQNLMAKFKFSELQTIAILDMRLQQLANLERQKIENELKEKMVIIKKLEGILNSPKKILGIIKTEISEIKEKFGDTRRTKIVAHGVKEFRIEDLIPNEPTLIIATRDGYIKRLDPNSFKTQGRGGKGVIGLATKEEDVVEHLISTYTHDRLLLFTSKGQVFQLYAHEIPQTTRTSRGNALVNFLQLSPRDKVTSILSMDDINKYKFLIMTTTKGTSKKTKIKDFETVRKSGLIAIKLKDGDRLEWVRPSSGKDDVAIVTKKGQAIRFKEKDLRPMGRAAAGVRGIRLKTDDEVVGMNVVTLESIEQSDALLLVVSELGRGKKTALKYYKVQKRGGSGIKTMAITQRTGQIVKAKVLRKSAKDDLLIITVKGQIIRIPLKSVSTLGRATQGVRIMKFKAVGDKVVSLALLEKANPKENLALPLVKKEGTKK, encoded by the coding sequence ATGCCAAAAAAACAAGAAGAGTTGAGCGTAAAACCACAAAACATAAAACCAATAGAATTGGTAAAAGAAATGGAAACATCTTATTTGCAATATGCAATGAGTGTTATTGTCTCTCGTGCATTACCAGATGTTCGCGACGGATTAAAACCTGTTCACAGAAGGATTTTGTACGCAATGTGGGGAATTGGACTAAAACATAATGCAAGATTTAGAAAATCTGCCCACGTAGTTGGAGAAGTGATGGCAAAATACCACCCTCACGGAGACTCCGCTATCTATGATTCTATGGTTCGTATGGCGCAAGACTTTAGTATGCGTTATCAATTGGTAAATGGACAAGGAAACTTTGGGTCATTAGATGGCGACTCTGCTGCTGCTATGCGTTATACCGAGGCAAAACTTCAAGCAATTGCAGAAGAGCTTCTTTTTGATATAGAAAAAGACACTGTAGATTTCAAAGCAACTTATGACGGATCTCACAGAGAACCTCGTGTATTACCAGCCAAATTACCAAACCTTCTTTTGACAGGAAGTATGGGAATTGCAGTTGGAATGGCAACTAATATTCCACCGCACAACCTTACCGAACTTTGTGATGGAATAACACATTTAATAGAAAACTCAAACGCAACAATAGAAGACTTAAATAAAATTATAAAAGGACCAGACTTCCCTACCGGAGGTATTATTTACGATAAAAAAGATATTGCTGTAGCATACGCCACAGGAAAAGGTGGTGTTGTAATGCGTGCAAAAATAGACACAGAAGAAAAAAAACCAGGTTATCATCAAATTATTGTTAGAGAAATTCCATATCAAGTAAATAAATCTAGGTTAATAGAAAAAATTGCAAATCTTGTTCAAGAAAAGAAAATGACAGACATAAAAGACTTACGTGATGAATCTAACAAAGATGGAATTCGGATTGTAATTGAGTTGAAAAGAGATGCTTTTCCAAAAAAAGTTTTAAATAAATTATATAAACTTACAGATCTACAAACAAAATTCCATTTCAATATGCTTGCACTTGTAGATGGAATTCAACCAAGAATTTTGAACCTAAAAACAATTTTAGAAGAACACATAAAACACAGACAAGTCGTGGTTGTTCGCAGAGCTGAATTTGAACTTGCAAAAGCAAGAGCCAGGGCTCATATTTTGGAAGGTTTGAAAAAAGCATTGGATAAAATAGACGAGGTAATAAAAATTATCAAAAAATCCAAAAACAAAGAGGAAGCTAAACAAAACTTGATGGCAAAATTTAAATTTAGTGAACTTCAAACTATTGCTATTTTGGATATGCGTTTGCAACAATTAGCAAACCTGGAACGCCAAAAAATTGAAAATGAGTTGAAAGAAAAAATGGTAATTATCAAAAAATTGGAAGGAATTTTGAATAGTCCAAAAAAGATATTAGGCATTATTAAAACAGAAATTTCAGAAATAAAAGAAAAATTTGGTGATACAAGAAGAACAAAAATTGTAGCTCACGGCGTAAAAGAGTTCAGAATTGAAGACTTAATTCCAAACGAACCAACTCTTATTATCGCTACACGCGACGGATATATAAAAAGACTAGATCCGAACTCATTTAAAACTCAAGGTCGCGGAGGAAAAGGGGTCATTGGGTTAGCGACAAAAGAAGAAGATGTTGTAGAGCATTTAATTTCCACATACACTCACGACAGACTATTACTTTTTACCAGCAAAGGACAAGTTTTCCAACTTTATGCTCATGAAATTCCACAAACAACAAGAACCTCCAGAGGTAATGCTTTAGTAAATTTCTTACAACTATCCCCTCGCGACAAAGTCACATCAATCCTTTCAATGGATGATATAAATAAGTACAAATTCCTAATAATGACAACAACGAAAGGAACTTCAAAAAAGACAAAAATTAAAGATTTTGAGACAGTGAGAAAATCTGGTTTAATTGCAATTAAATTGAAAGATGGCGACAGACTTGAGTGGGTTCGTCCATCTAGTGGAAAAGATGATGTTGCAATTGTCACCAAAAAAGGTCAAGCAATTCGATTTAAAGAAAAAGACCTAAGACCAATGGGTCGTGCTGCAGCTGGTGTTAGAGGAATAAGACTAAAAACAGATGACGAAGTTGTAGGAATGAATGTGGTCACACTAGAATCAATAGAACAGAGTGATGCACTTCTTTTGGTAGTTTCAGAGCTTGGTAGAGGAAAAAAGACAGCTCTCAAATATTACAAAGTTCAAAAAAGAGGTGGTAGTGGAATAAAAACAATGGCAATCACTCAAAGAACCGGACAAATTGTAAAAGCCAAAGTTCTAAGAAAAAGTGCAAAAGACGATCTACTTATAATCACAGTAAAAGGACAAATAATTCGAATCCCTTTGAAAAGTGTCTCTACACTTGGACGCGCAACCCAAGGTGTAAGAATTATGAAATTCAAAGCGGTTGGAGACAAAGTAGTGAGTTTGGCGCTACTAGAAAAAGCAAATCCAAAAGAAAACCTTGCACTTCCACTTGTAAAAAAAGAAGGAACGAAGAAATGA
- the ruvA gene encoding Holliday junction branch migration protein RuvA, with translation MIAFLSGKLIGKTKTSFVVLAGEGVGYEIRVVPTFLVQKNIGDKVELFTFLKVAENALDLYGFESLEQKGFFELLISVSGVGPKSGLHILTLGSIKEISSAIARKDVSYLTQVSGIGKKTAERMIVELRSKIEKLVDAGEMEADNGALADVVDGLVSMGYSKAEARAAAKRIKDPNKNSEALLREALKLLSR, from the coding sequence ATGATTGCATTTTTGAGTGGAAAATTGATTGGGAAGACTAAAACTTCTTTTGTGGTATTGGCTGGAGAGGGGGTTGGGTATGAAATAAGAGTTGTGCCGACTTTTTTGGTGCAGAAAAACATTGGGGATAAAGTAGAATTATTCACATTTTTGAAAGTTGCAGAAAATGCTTTGGATTTGTATGGATTTGAAAGTTTAGAACAAAAAGGTTTTTTCGAACTTTTAATATCTGTGTCTGGAGTTGGTCCAAAAAGTGGTTTGCATATTTTGACACTTGGAAGTATAAAGGAAATTTCATCTGCAATAGCTAGAAAAGATGTAAGTTATCTAACGCAAGTGAGTGGAATAGGGAAGAAGACGGCTGAGAGGATGATAGTGGAGCTAAGAAGTAAAATAGAGAAGTTGGTAGACGCTGGAGAAATGGAAGCTGATAATGGAGCTTTGGCTGATGTGGTAGATGGGCTTGTTTCAATGGGGTATTCCAAAGCAGAAGCGCGCGCTGCCGCGAAACGAATTAAAGATCCAAACAAAAACAGCGAAGCATTACTTCGTGAAGCATTAAAACTTTTAAGTAGATAA
- a CDS encoding protein kinase — protein MSENNRNERALQIQKESKEVKEAIFRELLVKALKEGVKINEGNNGVIVRVEGGVLDEEIKNVNPKFEGQSLVSKIFKIDSVTEATNEFNVMSSAYDVLNSIFESSPDKVEEYAKIPQAHINYNLKDLDAELAETLSNYGVPAREGGSLNVIIMDAVDGKDFNTILFEEVAKRHPKLIDLKLENTSFKQLAYEVQVALKFSKSGTTGGGKELLDRENVAKVVDFFGIGKGKKGEGSEFRLPEDFFSKIANTIKLLNENGIYHRDLHERNIMMDKNGDVFVIDFGMGLNDKKVTDPYYSNLKGGEFNRDTGFVEFWQDIAEDRSEAGTKKKKKNILGTKLSRHFDMLEKRKMTQKFNNEMRIPVQSLFEAIKSGEVDDLIANKFYANLTTNRMLPPDESLIGYFLASELDNFVENEEEKKILADEIRKILQKRNISLYNKFNESANL, from the coding sequence ATGTCAGAAAATAATAGAAATGAAAGAGCTTTACAAATACAAAAAGAATCGAAAGAAGTAAAAGAGGCTATTTTTAGAGAATTATTGGTTAAAGCTCTAAAAGAAGGTGTAAAAATAAATGAAGGTAATAACGGTGTAATTGTGAGGGTTGAGGGAGGAGTTTTGGATGAAGAAATTAAAAATGTTAACCCAAAATTTGAAGGACAGTCACTTGTGTCTAAAATATTTAAAATAGACTCTGTTACGGAAGCAACTAATGAATTTAATGTTATGTCTAGTGCGTATGATGTGTTGAATAGTATTTTTGAAAGTAGTCCGGATAAAGTCGAGGAATATGCAAAAATTCCACAAGCACATATTAATTATAATTTAAAAGATTTAGACGCAGAATTAGCAGAGACTTTGTCTAATTATGGTGTTCCAGCGAGAGAAGGGGGAAGTCTAAATGTTATTATTATGGATGCGGTTGATGGAAAGGATTTTAACACAATTTTATTTGAAGAGGTTGCAAAAAGACATCCAAAACTTATAGATTTAAAATTAGAAAATACATCTTTTAAACAGTTGGCTTATGAGGTTCAAGTTGCACTAAAATTTTCAAAGTCTGGTACAACAGGGGGAGGAAAAGAATTGTTGGATAGAGAAAATGTAGCAAAAGTGGTAGATTTTTTTGGAATTGGTAAGGGTAAAAAGGGGGAGGGTTCTGAATTTCGTTTGCCTGAAGATTTTTTTTCAAAAATTGCCAACACTATTAAATTGTTAAATGAAAATGGAATTTATCACCGTGATTTACATGAAAGAAACATAATGATGGATAAAAATGGAGATGTTTTTGTAATAGATTTTGGTATGGGACTTAATGATAAAAAAGTAACAGACCCTTATTATAGTAATTTAAAAGGAGGAGAATTTAATAGAGATACTGGTTTTGTAGAATTTTGGCAAGATATTGCAGAAGACCGGTCTGAAGCTGGAACAAAAAAAAAGAAAAAAAATATTTTAGGAACAAAACTAAGTCGTCATTTTGATATGTTAGAAAAAAGAAAAATGACACAAAAGTTTAATAATGAAATGAGGATACCAGTTCAAAGTTTATTTGAAGCTATAAAATCTGGTGAAGTAGACGATTTAATCGCAAATAAATTTTATGCAAATTTGACTACAAATAGAATGCTTCCACCGGACGAAAGTTTAATAGGATATTTTTTAGCTAGTGAGTTAGATAATTTTGTTGAAAATGAGGAAGAAAAAAAGATATTGGCAGATGAAATTAGAAAAATTTTACAAAAAAGAAATATAAGTCTTTATAATAAATTTAATGAATCTGCGAATTTGTAA